A genome region from Methanobacterium subterraneum includes the following:
- a CDS encoding transposase, with translation MPNEIITTLSSSIASMQLNLFDFVVEKPKFDEVLTRRFQRSEITRNVNKNLNLLSNNHFEYLNPICPNCNSNHVIKQEYHERNPILADSGPQKIYLRRYKCKSCSKKFTTSLDSVIKPHHRYVNIYSDKLESLIQTGYRSLRKLGEDFQTFFGNSPSHTTIKKWQTIEVEKRITNTITLYSGYYAYDEQYIRLNGKRHYRLTLYDTILNIPIAEEIAPKRTTETIKRFIEESTKNQPLIAITTDHFRRYKRIMDKIGVKHQLCIFHLFKMIGNSVHKILKSKNVSKREKITLCLYFTDIKNIFRTYNEETSINRLETLLDKFKDIPKVLQRYLTKKILPDFQRLTHFMRSPFIQRTSNKVENYYRQTDPNQIKKIYKTIKGILSYLNQKMKKWTAKHGKNINTQ, from the coding sequence ATGCCTAATGAAATTATAACTACTCTCAGTTCTAGTATTGCGTCCATGCAACTTAATCTTTTCGATTTTGTTGTGGAAAAACCAAAATTTGATGAAGTTTTAACACGAAGATTTCAAAGGTCTGAAATCACTCGAAACGTGAATAAAAACCTGAATTTACTTTCAAACAATCATTTCGAATATTTAAACCCAATTTGTCCTAATTGTAATTCAAATCATGTGATTAAACAGGAATATCATGAAAGAAACCCCATATTGGCTGATTCAGGACCTCAAAAAATTTATTTGCGACGATATAAATGTAAAAGTTGCAGTAAAAAGTTCACAACAAGCTTAGATTCAGTTATAAAACCTCATCACAGATACGTTAATATTTACAGTGATAAATTAGAGTCTTTGATTCAAACAGGCTATCGTTCGCTGCGTAAATTGGGGGAAGACTTTCAAACGTTCTTTGGAAACTCACCATCACACACAACCATTAAAAAATGGCAAACCATAGAAGTTGAAAAACGAATAACCAACACAATAACACTTTATTCAGGTTACTACGCGTATGATGAGCAGTATATTCGACTTAACGGTAAAAGACACTACCGTTTAACATTATACGACACCATACTCAACATACCAATAGCAGAAGAAATAGCTCCTAAAAGAACTACAGAAACCATAAAAAGATTTATTGAAGAATCCACAAAAAATCAACCACTGATAGCAATTACAACCGATCATTTCCGAAGATACAAAAGAATAATGGACAAAATTGGTGTGAAACACCAATTATGCATATTTCACCTATTTAAAATGATAGGAAACAGTGTACACAAAATATTAAAGTCCAAAAATGTCTCCAAACGTGAAAAAATAACATTATGCCTTTATTTCACCGACATAAAAAACATATTCCGCACATACAACGAAGAAACATCAATAAACAGACTAGAAACACTACTGGACAAATTCAAAGATATTCCAAAAGTTTTACAACGATACCTCACTAAAAAGATACTTCCAGACTTTCAAAGACTCACACACTTCATGAGAAGCCCATTCATACAACGAACATCCAACAAAGTAGAAAATTACTACAGACAAACAGACCCCAACCAAATAAAGAAAATTTACAAAACAATAAAAGGAATACTCAGCTACCTAAACCAAAAAATGAAAAAATGGACAGCTAAACATGGAAAAAATATCAACACCCAATAA
- a CDS encoding TIGR00375 family protein: protein MIIRADLHIHGRYSMATSKNMTPELLSSQGSLKGLHLVATGDGFHQGWLNMIEEATEEATEGVFRIKETKSMHNEFLQEEIPGDQSKNPETKLILTSEVEDSKRVHHLIILPSLDAAYQMRKKLKGNLDSDGRPRVRMNGAEIQELALANGCIMGPSHAFTPWTSIYKEYNSIQDCYSETPDFVELGLSADTNMADRIEELQELPFLTNSDAHSPWPHRLGREFNEIDVKNLSFPALARAIAHKKITANYGFDPRLGKYHHTACTKCYQQFHPEEALKMNMKCPCGGTIKKGVDYRVEELATWDEPHHPPHRPPYIHIMPLAEIISLTHSKGVTTKFVQRKWQELILKFGDEISVLIDAPLEEMVEIDSELTRRIKAFRDKTLQIKVGGGGKYGELVFNENSTLDAFL, encoded by the coding sequence ATGATCATAAGGGCTGATCTGCATATTCATGGCCGTTACTCCATGGCTACTTCTAAAAACATGACTCCTGAGCTATTATCTTCTCAGGGAAGTCTTAAAGGATTACATTTAGTTGCCACCGGGGATGGTTTTCATCAGGGATGGCTTAACATGATAGAGGAGGCCACTGAAGAAGCAACTGAAGGGGTTTTCAGGATTAAGGAAACCAAAAGCATGCACAATGAATTTCTTCAGGAGGAAATTCCAGGGGATCAATCCAAAAATCCGGAAACCAAACTCATTCTAACCTCGGAGGTGGAAGATTCTAAAAGAGTCCACCACCTTATCATTCTCCCTTCTCTGGACGCAGCCTACCAAATGCGGAAAAAACTTAAAGGCAATCTTGATTCCGATGGAAGGCCGAGGGTGCGCATGAACGGTGCTGAGATACAGGAACTGGCCCTTGCAAACGGTTGTATAATGGGACCATCACATGCATTCACACCCTGGACCAGTATCTACAAAGAATACAATAGTATCCAGGACTGTTACAGTGAAACACCCGATTTTGTGGAACTGGGACTCTCAGCAGATACCAATATGGCGGATCGCATTGAGGAATTGCAGGAGCTGCCCTTCCTCACCAACTCCGATGCCCATTCTCCATGGCCCCACCGGTTGGGACGTGAGTTTAATGAAATTGACGTCAAAAATTTAAGCTTCCCTGCCCTGGCCAGGGCAATTGCTCATAAGAAGATCACAGCAAACTATGGCTTTGACCCCCGACTGGGTAAGTATCATCACACTGCCTGTACCAAATGTTACCAGCAGTTCCATCCTGAAGAAGCCCTGAAGATGAACATGAAATGTCCCTGTGGTGGCACCATAAAAAAAGGTGTTGACTACCGGGTGGAGGAACTGGCCACCTGGGACGAACCACACCACCCCCCACACAGACCCCCATATATCCATATCATGCCCCTGGCTGAAATCATCAGCCTAACCCACAGTAAAGGAGTTACCACCAAATTTGTCCAGAGGAAATGGCAGGAACTCATTCTAAAATTTGGTGATGAAATATCAGTACTAATCGATGCACCCCTAGAGGAGATGGTGGAAATAGATTCGGAACTCACCCGCAGAATAAAGGCATTCCGGGATAAAACACTCCAAATAAAGGTAGGCGGTGGGGGAAAATACGGGGAATTAGTTTTTAATGAAAACTCCACCTTGGATGCTTTCTTATAA
- a CDS encoding proteasome assembly chaperone family protein: MKETFIELIKEVDLDDPIFIEALPGIGHVGKLVAEHIIHELGAEKFAELYSPSFPPQVFVDEDGLIEPMKNEFYYLKSQGEDERDFIFLGGNTQGLSPEGQYDVCGSILDFVDKYGVKEIYTLGGLGTGQPVENPKVFGAATNKELAEMLKEHEVTLRSADGGIIGASGLILGLGISRGMNGVCLMGETPGYFIDADASKAVLTVLLELLKIELDVAKLEERAEETRKMISKAQQMEREMAERMNIVPGEEDLRYIG; encoded by the coding sequence ATGAAGGAAACCTTCATAGAACTGATTAAAGAAGTGGATCTTGATGATCCCATATTTATTGAAGCCCTACCAGGGATAGGTCATGTTGGCAAACTGGTTGCCGAACACATCATACACGAACTGGGGGCAGAAAAATTCGCAGAACTTTACTCACCATCATTCCCACCACAGGTTTTCGTAGATGAAGATGGGCTGATCGAGCCTATGAAAAACGAGTTTTACTACCTCAAAAGCCAGGGTGAAGATGAAAGAGACTTCATTTTCCTGGGAGGAAACACTCAAGGACTTAGTCCAGAAGGTCAATATGATGTATGTGGGTCTATACTCGATTTCGTTGACAAATACGGTGTTAAAGAAATATATACCCTTGGCGGTCTGGGAACAGGTCAACCTGTGGAAAACCCAAAGGTCTTCGGAGCAGCTACCAACAAAGAACTAGCTGAAATGCTCAAAGAACATGAAGTAACCTTAAGATCCGCGGATGGTGGAATAATAGGTGCATCAGGTCTAATTCTGGGCCTGGGAATTTCCAGAGGTATGAATGGTGTTTGTTTAATGGGTGAAACACCAGGATACTTCATTGATGCCGATGCATCCAAAGCTGTACTCACCGTGCTCTTGGAACTATTGAAAATAGAGTTAGATGTGGCAAAACTGGAAGAAAGGGCTGAAGAAACCCGGAAAATGATCAGTAAAGCCCAGCAAATGGAAAGAGAAATGGCAGAAAGGATGAACATTGTTCCTGGGGAAGAAGACCTGCGATATATAGGTTAA
- a CDS encoding RNA-protein complex protein Nop10 codes for MKMKMRRCSSCREYTLKDQCPHCGGELEVVYPPRYSPEDKYGKYRRILKKQISQS; via the coding sequence ATGAAGATGAAAATGAGAAGGTGCAGTTCCTGCAGGGAATACACCCTTAAAGATCAGTGCCCACACTGCGGAGGAGAACTAGAAGTTGTATACCCTCCCCGCTATTCTCCTGAGGATAAATACGGTAAATACCGGAGAATACTCAAAAAACAAATCAGCCAATCTTAG
- a CDS encoding translation initiation factor IF-2 subunit alpha has product MVRMKHKWPQEGDLIVATVHKVLNYGAFAKLEEYPGEEAFIHISEVSAGWVKNIRDHVRENQKIVARVLRVNPKKGHVDVSMKRIREDQRTRKIQQWKIEQKAEKLLEFAAKSIDKDLDAAYDEVGYAMMDEFGDLYGAFEISAEEGADSLIERGMDEAWANAITKVAQKNISPPEVQITGYVDLTSYAPDGVEIIRTALKSINKDNITVQCVGAPRYRLLVKSADYITAETILKEAADEAIATVLEAGGEGEFHRELE; this is encoded by the coding sequence ATGGTAAGAATGAAGCATAAGTGGCCACAAGAAGGTGACTTGATCGTGGCCACCGTGCATAAGGTCCTTAATTACGGCGCATTCGCCAAATTGGAAGAATACCCTGGAGAAGAAGCTTTCATACACATCTCCGAGGTATCTGCCGGATGGGTGAAAAACATTCGGGACCACGTACGGGAAAATCAGAAGATTGTTGCCCGGGTACTCCGTGTTAACCCCAAAAAGGGCCATGTTGACGTTTCCATGAAAAGGATCAGGGAAGATCAAAGAACCCGTAAGATCCAGCAATGGAAAATCGAACAAAAAGCAGAGAAACTCCTTGAATTTGCAGCAAAAAGCATAGACAAGGATCTGGATGCAGCTTACGATGAAGTAGGCTACGCCATGATGGATGAATTCGGAGACCTATACGGTGCATTTGAAATATCTGCTGAAGAAGGAGCAGACTCCCTCATAGAAAGGGGAATGGACGAAGCATGGGCAAACGCCATAACAAAAGTAGCCCAGAAGAACATCTCCCCTCCAGAAGTACAGATCACTGGATACGTGGATCTTACTTCCTATGCTCCAGACGGAGTGGAAATCATACGCACAGCCCTTAAATCAATTAATAAGGATAACATTACTGTGCAATGTGTTGGTGCACCACGCTACCGGTTACTGGTCAAATCCGCGGATTACATCACCGCTGAAACCATTCTCAAAGAAGCTGCAGATGAAGCCATTGCAACTGTTCTAGAGGCTGGTGGCGAGGGCGAGTTCCACCGGGAATTAGAATGA
- a CDS encoding 30S ribosomal protein S27e: MSKSKSNFLRVKCGDCGNQQVVFDHAASKVECIICGKSLVKSKGGRSEVVAQIIEVLD; the protein is encoded by the coding sequence ATGTCAAAAAGTAAAAGTAACTTTTTAAGAGTCAAATGTGGAGACTGCGGCAACCAACAAGTTGTTTTCGATCATGCTGCCTCCAAAGTGGAGTGCATAATCTGTGGTAAATCTCTGGTAAAATCTAAGGGCGGAAGATCTGAAGTTGTAGCCCAAATAATCGAAGTCCTGGACTAA
- a CDS encoding 50S ribosomal protein L44e, with protein MKIPKERKTYCPNCKKHTVHTVLESKRRKASELKWGQRQFRRVTSGYRGYPRPLPSGNKPTKKLDLRYKCKECGKSHIKRSTFRAGKVEFIQQ; from the coding sequence ATGAAGATTCCTAAAGAAAGGAAAACTTACTGTCCAAATTGCAAGAAACACACAGTTCACACAGTATTAGAATCAAAAAGAAGAAAAGCCAGCGAACTAAAATGGGGTCAAAGGCAATTCAGACGTGTAACCAGCGGTTACCGTGGATACCCTCGACCATTACCATCAGGTAACAAACCAACCAAAAAACTGGACTTAAGATACAAGTGCAAAGAATGCGGTAAATCTCACATAAAACGCTCAACATTCCGTGCTGGGAAAGTAGAGTTCATCCAGCAGTAG
- a CDS encoding DNA replication complex subunit Gins51 — translation MDEFFQNLREIQKKERSLSSLSPVGNDFYQQISNYFNRLMKRIDSNPFSFESYLLRDAQRIVVEICERREYKITNSAVMNAQRSYHLFKDSKGDKRPKIPSNSTPEEENLYREIYQSLTTYREEMRSPLISYSKDIKSGSFNPLRASKTHENDIKVPKADIQIDEPSKVSEKAINYDELPKDPLIPEKPGKSAEISPAVDEIPPEIQDEIYRQFGRELSNDKELSNDGSKKSDGISLGKKITGDSKNSSSISDNFKNESEEIQPPSGDVVLAESFKDNSSTHKMSTEVLMILDELPSIMGVDSKVYGPFYPGDIITMPEPNARILIKNQKGKSIQRYK, via the coding sequence TTGGATGAATTTTTCCAGAATTTGAGGGAGATCCAAAAAAAGGAACGGAGTCTAAGTAGTTTATCTCCGGTTGGGAATGATTTCTACCAACAAATCTCCAACTATTTCAACCGATTGATGAAAAGGATAGATAGTAATCCATTTTCATTTGAATCCTATCTTCTCCGTGATGCTCAGAGGATAGTAGTTGAAATATGTGAGAGGAGAGAGTATAAAATAACTAACAGCGCAGTAATGAATGCACAGCGTTCATACCACCTGTTTAAAGATTCTAAAGGTGATAAAAGGCCTAAAATTCCCTCAAATTCTACTCCTGAGGAAGAAAATCTTTATAGGGAGATTTATCAGTCCCTAACCACTTACCGGGAAGAAATGAGGTCTCCACTTATATCTTACTCCAAAGATATTAAATCAGGTTCATTTAATCCGCTTAGGGCTTCTAAAACTCATGAAAATGATATTAAAGTACCTAAGGCCGATATTCAAATTGATGAGCCGAGCAAGGTAAGTGAAAAGGCCATAAATTATGATGAACTCCCTAAAGATCCTTTAATTCCAGAAAAACCTGGAAAATCTGCAGAAATAAGCCCTGCCGTGGATGAAATTCCTCCTGAGATCCAGGATGAAATATACCGGCAGTTTGGCAGAGAACTGTCCAATGATAAAGAACTGTCCAATGATGGTTCAAAAAAATCAGACGGAATTTCTTTAGGAAAAAAAATAACTGGGGATTCAAAAAATAGTTCTAGTATTTCAGATAATTTTAAAAATGAATCTGAAGAAATTCAGCCTCCCTCTGGTGACGTTGTTTTAGCAGAATCATTCAAAGATAATTCTAGTACTCATAAGATGTCCACAGAGGTTTTAATGATTTTGGACGAATTGCCTTCCATCATGGGGGTGGATAGCAAGGTTTACGGCCCATTTTATCCTGGTGACATCATTACCATGCCTGAACCTAATGCCCGCATACTTATCAAAAACCAAAAGGGTAAGTCCATCCAAAGGTATAAATAA
- the pcn gene encoding proliferating cell nuclear antigen (pcna) produces MFKAVLSDSNILKTSFDAISSIVDEVQMQADEEGLSLDALDRSHITFVHLELKKGVFDEYQCGEPMKINVDTEELMKVLKRAKSEDMVELTVDEGNLIISFEGEARRKFKIRLIDIEYEAPSPPQLEYPTEFEVPFSLLKDSIQDIGIVSDKIALHVDGEKFEASAEGEFGDAKIEYLHGERIEESARSIFSLEKVKEMLKADKFSESAVLRLGNDMPLNLALKMASDEGELSFLLAPRIESEE; encoded by the coding sequence ATGTTCAAGGCAGTTTTAAGTGATTCCAATATTTTGAAGACCAGTTTTGATGCCATATCATCCATTGTAGATGAAGTGCAGATGCAGGCCGATGAAGAGGGCTTAAGTCTGGATGCTCTTGACCGCAGTCATATCACTTTCGTCCATTTGGAGCTCAAGAAGGGAGTATTCGATGAATATCAGTGTGGCGAGCCCATGAAGATCAACGTGGACACCGAGGAACTGATGAAAGTCTTAAAAAGGGCTAAATCAGAGGACATGGTTGAGCTTACTGTGGATGAAGGTAACCTGATCATATCATTTGAGGGTGAAGCCCGCAGAAAATTCAAGATTCGTCTCATAGACATAGAATACGAAGCACCAAGCCCTCCACAGCTTGAATATCCTACGGAATTCGAAGTACCCTTTTCACTTCTTAAGGACTCCATTCAGGATATAGGAATAGTTTCTGATAAAATTGCTCTCCATGTGGATGGGGAAAAATTTGAAGCATCTGCAGAAGGAGAATTTGGGGATGCTAAAATTGAGTACTTACACGGGGAAAGAATAGAAGAATCTGCAAGATCCATATTTTCCCTTGAAAAAGTTAAAGAAATGTTAAAAGCTGATAAATTCTCAGAATCTGCTGTCCTACGACTTGGAAATGACATGCCTCTTAATCTTGCCCTGAAAATGGCTTCTGATGAGGGTGAATTGAGTTTCCTTCTAGCTCCAAGGATAGAGAGTGAGGAATAA
- a CDS encoding transcription factor S, whose amino-acid sequence MKFCPKCGTVLFPKGDCFECSCGYQKKITKESLSEYEVSEKVAPKENVIVTGDDIKTLPTTKALCPKCGNREAFWWLQQTRRADESETRFLRCTKCGQTWREYD is encoded by the coding sequence ATGAAGTTTTGCCCTAAATGTGGGACAGTACTGTTCCCTAAAGGTGACTGTTTTGAATGTTCATGCGGTTACCAAAAAAAGATAACTAAAGAATCTCTAAGTGAGTATGAGGTTTCCGAGAAAGTAGCCCCCAAGGAGAATGTAATAGTAACTGGGGATGATATTAAGACCCTGCCCACCACTAAGGCATTATGCCCTAAATGCGGCAATCGAGAGGCATTTTGGTGGTTACAACAAACCAGAAGGGCTGATGAATCTGAAACCAGGTTTTTAAGATGCACAAAGTGTGGACAAACTTGGAGAGAGTACGATTAA
- a CDS encoding NUDIX domain-containing protein codes for MTRYKHPLLTVDAVINTIKGKIIFIKRKNSPYKGSWALPGGFVEYGETVEEAVIREVKEETGAKIEIQDLLGVYSDPARDPRGHLVTVCFLAIKTEGMLKADTDATEVACFTVNEAMEMNLAFDHNKILKDAIKRIS; via the coding sequence ATTACAAGATATAAACATCCTCTATTAACTGTTGATGCAGTAATAAATACCATTAAGGGGAAAATAATATTCATAAAGCGTAAAAACTCTCCTTATAAAGGTTCATGGGCTTTACCTGGCGGTTTCGTTGAATATGGTGAAACAGTTGAGGAAGCAGTTATAAGGGAAGTTAAGGAAGAAACAGGTGCAAAAATCGAAATTCAAGATTTATTGGGAGTTTATTCGGATCCTGCAAGGGATCCCAGGGGGCACTTGGTTACGGTATGTTTCCTGGCCATTAAAACTGAAGGTATGCTTAAAGCAGATACTGACGCAACTGAAGTTGCATGCTTCACTGTTAATGAGGCTATGGAGATGAATTTAGCCTTTGATCATAATAAAATATTAAAAGATGCGATAAAAAGAATTTCATAA
- a CDS encoding endonuclease dU, with the protein MKNIKKFRNIKPEIRILGLDDAPFVPHSREQVMVIGTLFRAGKWLDGVLRTHITVDGTDATTSLIRMVNGSRHLEQLGVMMLDGITLGGFNVVNIQKIFHETEVPVIVIMRKYPDLPRIKKALKKFPDWEERWNHILDAGEIYKVHANQEFIYMQLCGISPEDAREIVKLSATRSAIPEPIRAAHIIAAGVITGESKGNA; encoded by the coding sequence TTGAAAAACATCAAGAAATTCAGAAACATCAAACCAGAAATAAGAATTCTGGGTTTGGACGATGCTCCATTTGTTCCCCACAGCCGGGAACAAGTCATGGTTATTGGAACTCTCTTCCGGGCAGGAAAATGGCTGGATGGGGTTCTTCGCACCCATATAACGGTGGATGGCACTGATGCCACTACATCTTTAATTCGTATGGTTAATGGCTCCCGGCATCTGGAACAGCTAGGGGTAATGATGTTAGATGGCATCACCCTAGGTGGATTTAACGTGGTTAATATCCAGAAGATATTCCATGAAACAGAAGTACCAGTTATAGTCATCATGCGTAAATATCCTGACTTACCACGTATAAAAAAAGCTTTGAAAAAATTTCCAGATTGGGAAGAACGTTGGAATCATATTCTTGATGCCGGGGAGATCTATAAAGTTCATGCCAACCAGGAGTTTATCTACATGCAGCTGTGTGGTATCAGTCCGGAAGATGCTCGCGAGATCGTGAAACTTTCTGCAACCCGGAGTGCAATACCCGAACCCATTAGGGCAGCACATATTATAGCTGCTGGTGTAATTACTGGGGAATCCAAAGGAAATGCTTAA
- a CDS encoding DNA-directed RNA polymerase subunit L: protein MKIITDKRNELEIEITGETHTLCNALRKALMEDKDVEAAAYVIDHPIIGEPKLYIRAKNPKKSLKNAAETLKSRCDEFKELIESDGDGKTKGKKAKKQTKKTAKKSTKKTTKKKK from the coding sequence ATGAAGATTATAACTGACAAAAGGAATGAATTAGAGATAGAAATAACAGGAGAGACCCACACGCTCTGTAATGCTCTGCGAAAGGCCCTTATGGAAGATAAGGATGTGGAAGCAGCAGCATATGTAATAGATCACCCTATTATCGGGGAGCCAAAGCTCTACATAAGGGCTAAAAATCCTAAAAAATCCCTAAAAAACGCTGCTGAAACTCTTAAATCCAGATGTGATGAATTTAAAGAGCTCATAGAATCTGATGGTGATGGAAAAACTAAAGGAAAGAAAGCCAAAAAGCAGACCAAAAAAACTGCTAAAAAAAGCACCAAGAAAACCACCAAAAAGAAGAAGTGA
- a CDS encoding exosome complex RNA-binding protein Csl4, giving the protein MKAKNGDFVLPGDALGVTEEFLPSEWTYDDHGEIRSLVAGTVTIDQENKKISIIPKTKSPVILKKGDVVLGQIREVRGQRALVDVDGIKDSKRSLPITFLGAIHISQARKGYVDKLTDDFHIGDLIQARVTKVMGVDNADLTTAENELGVLKAMCTNCRHFMKKIGKKEVKCPNCGRKETRNISSNYGG; this is encoded by the coding sequence ATGAAAGCAAAAAACGGAGATTTCGTTCTTCCTGGTGACGCTTTAGGAGTCACTGAGGAGTTTCTCCCGTCTGAATGGACCTATGACGACCATGGTGAAATCAGGTCCCTGGTGGCGGGAACAGTAACCATAGATCAGGAAAACAAAAAAATATCCATAATTCCCAAAACCAAATCCCCTGTAATATTAAAAAAAGGGGACGTAGTTTTAGGGCAGATAAGAGAAGTTAGAGGACAAAGAGCACTAGTAGATGTAGATGGAATTAAAGACAGTAAAAGAAGTCTACCCATCACTTTCCTGGGCGCCATACACATTTCTCAGGCAAGAAAGGGATACGTGGACAAACTCACTGATGATTTCCATATTGGAGATCTTATACAGGCCCGAGTCACTAAGGTAATGGGAGTGGACAACGCTGATCTCACCACTGCTGAAAATGAACTGGGCGTTTTAAAGGCCATGTGTACCAACTGCCGACATTTCATGAAAAAGATTGGTAAAAAAGAAGTTAAATGCCCTAACTGCGGTAGAAAAGAGACTAGAAACATCTCTTCAAATTACGGGGGATAA
- the dph2 gene encoding diphthamide biosynthesis enzyme Dph2, with translation MTNYQFNIHQILNKIREQGAKIVGLQFPEGLKVHATELAHKIEDETGAMVLISGDPCYGACDLSDNVMEGMVDLLVHFGHTPLPIDYKVPTLFVEAHYQLESMEILKEALKFLEGKKKIGLVTTTQHLHFLEDAAHFLEENGMEVLMKAGVGTLPGQVLGCNFSSVQDLPVDAFLYMGSGNFHPLGIKLSTQKPVIIADPYLNQARNIDEFTDRILRIRFARITRAKEANKFGILISSKEGQCRWELAKDLKKMIYNEGKEAYLIFMNEINPPSLLPYMDLDAFIVTACPRIAIDDSKMYKKPLLTPQELEIVLGRREWEDYEMDEIKY, from the coding sequence ATGACTAATTATCAATTCAACATCCACCAGATACTGAATAAAATCAGGGAACAAGGGGCCAAAATTGTTGGTTTACAATTCCCTGAAGGTCTTAAAGTTCATGCAACTGAATTAGCCCACAAAATAGAAGATGAAACCGGGGCTATGGTTTTAATATCTGGTGATCCCTGTTATGGGGCATGTGATCTCTCGGATAATGTGATGGAAGGTATGGTGGACTTACTGGTACATTTTGGACATACGCCCCTCCCCATTGATTATAAAGTTCCCACACTTTTTGTTGAAGCCCATTATCAATTGGAGTCCATGGAGATTTTGAAAGAAGCTCTGAAGTTTCTGGAGGGAAAGAAGAAAATTGGTCTGGTGACCACCACTCAGCATCTGCATTTTTTAGAGGACGCGGCCCATTTCCTGGAGGAAAATGGCATGGAAGTTCTCATGAAGGCTGGTGTCGGTACACTACCGGGCCAAGTATTGGGATGTAATTTTTCATCAGTTCAGGATCTGCCAGTGGATGCGTTTCTTTATATGGGTAGTGGCAACTTCCACCCACTGGGAATAAAACTCTCCACCCAAAAACCAGTAATCATAGCCGACCCCTACCTTAACCAGGCACGAAATATTGATGAATTCACCGACAGAATTCTCAGAATAAGATTCGCCCGCATAACCCGGGCTAAAGAGGCTAATAAATTCGGAATACTCATCTCCTCCAAGGAGGGTCAGTGCCGTTGGGAGCTGGCAAAAGATTTAAAGAAGATGATATATAATGAAGGTAAGGAAGCTTATCTTATATTCATGAATGAAATAAACCCTCCCAGTTTACTGCCATACATGGACTTAGATGCATTTATAGTAACTGCTTGCCCTAGAATAGCTATTGATGATTCTAAAATGTATAAAAAACCTCTTTTAACTCCTCAGGAACTGGAGATTGTTCTGGGGAGGAGAGAATGGGAAGATTACGAGATGGATGAGATTAAATACTAA
- the hpt gene encoding hypoxanthine/guanine phosphoribosyltransferase — translation MLEKLVKSLVEAPVVKKGEYDYFVHPITDGVPLVEAEILQEVAEAASQFGNMDVDIIVCVEAMGIHLATAISLLTNIPFVVVRKRSYGLEGEIAVHQTTGYSEGELYVNGLSKGDRVFLVDDVVSTGGTMTAVIKALKRIDTEIVDVMAIIEKGDGRKFVENETGIKVNTLVRANVIQGKVVVEKITAGQQD, via the coding sequence ATGCTGGAAAAGCTAGTTAAAAGTCTTGTTGAAGCCCCAGTCGTGAAAAAAGGCGAATACGATTATTTTGTACATCCCATAACCGATGGAGTGCCTCTGGTTGAAGCTGAAATCCTGCAAGAAGTAGCAGAAGCGGCTTCCCAATTTGGAAACATGGATGTGGATATAATTGTCTGTGTGGAAGCCATGGGCATCCACCTGGCAACAGCCATCTCCCTCCTCACCAACATTCCCTTTGTGGTGGTAAGAAAACGTTCCTATGGATTGGAAGGAGAAATTGCAGTACACCAAACAACAGGATACAGTGAAGGTGAATTATACGTCAACGGCCTAAGCAAGGGCGATCGTGTTTTCCTGGTGGATGACGTAGTCAGCACCGGGGGGACCATGACTGCGGTGATCAAAGCCCTCAAACGCATAGATACAGAGATCGTGGATGTAATGGCCATCATCGAAAAGGGTGACGGTCGAAAATTCGTGGAGAACGAAACTGGAATTAAGGTTAACACCCTGGTACGGGCCAATGTCATCCAGGGTAAAGTGGTGGTGGAAAAAATCACTGCAGGTCAACAGGATTAA